DNA sequence from the Liolophura sinensis isolate JHLJ2023 chromosome 1, CUHK_Ljap_v2, whole genome shotgun sequence genome:
ttacagtacatcATCTATGTTTACTGGTTGTCTTATCTGTACTACCATAAGCTAATTGCAGACCAGCACAAGAGCCATACTCTACCATCTTGCCACTAGATCTTCATATCCACACTGATACAATACACATGAGTCCATCGCTTCTTCCTCTCCCCCGTTTTACTGAAATGGATCCAGTCACTAGGCACCCGCTACTTGGCACTGTGCAGTGAGATTCCAATCAGACACCACTTTAATCAGACGCCACTTTGGTCGTCTCTTGCTTGAATGGTTACTGGATGTTATTAGGCTGAGGTCTGTCAGACACCTGATCCAATGATCAGCCTGTGTTATGTCAGTGTAGGGTATCCTTAACCCTTCACCCCTGTCCCTTTACACAGTTGTTGAAAGGCTGATGAAATATGGGATAAGACTGAGAAACTCCACCTTACTGAGTCTTTCCTCCTCCAcctaaaataacaacaacagtaaATACTGTATTCCTTTCCTTCCTAACAAACTCCAATACTGTGTCATTACTACCTGACAAACTCGCTGACAAAAAAGCTTCCGCCAAGCCAGCTGCATGCTCTGACCACCACTCTTGGGAggaaattgagtttttctttcaattgaaactgattttttttttgttttgacccACCCTTTAAGGTACCAAAAGTGAATACTTTTGTACTTTACCATCCATGGATTGAAGTAATTATCACTGCCACATGAGCTCAGTTACAGCTGACCTCCTATATAATATTGCCAACTGATAGTTGGCACAAATTACAGTTATTGTTAAATGTATGTAAGGCTGCCTGGCACAAACTGTGTCCAGCGAAGGCCTGTGAAGTGTGAAGGCCTGTCTAGAAAACAACCAAGAGCATCAATATAGGCTGACTGAAACTCAAAACATGTGCAATCGGTGTTGACATCATTTCCCAACcatatttcagtcataaaacAAGACATGATGGTCACGCATTAATGGCATAGGGAATATGTGGCTGTCACTTTCAGTCTGTAAAAGaacatgtcaaaaatgatgTTGGTGAGaggtaaagaaaaataaaaatatttatcaaatattttaatttaaaatcattaaaaaccTTACATGTAAGCTATACTAGAAACTAACTGTGCATCTAGATGAATGTTCCAGATAGCATACCCTAAATAACCtcaaattttgcccacaaaagtgcattttaagaggcaaatacttacaaaattatttttggtactgaaacttacaattttccagtagaatatcattccatgttcctagcaaacctcaaaacatatttctaaaatcaataaaaatttaTGGCCATTTAGGGTAATTTAATTCTCTTGAAACATCATCCTTATTTGTCAGAAAAAAGCTAAAAACCCAGACATCGTGGTTATAAAACAAACTTCTAACATGCTTCTTCTGGCGAAACAATTAACGGCTGACCTTATTTATGTTGTGAACAATCTCGGTCCACAGCTGCTCCTCTGTCATTAAGTCCTTCTCCAAAGTCGTAGATAAAATTTCTTTCAGTGAATTCATAGAGATGTATCCTTTCTTTATGCGATCAACAGAGTGAAACAACTCCTACAAAGTGCAAGCAAGTATAAATTATTGATGAGATCACATAATTAACACTGGTTCAGACAATACCAACAACAGGCAGAGCAATAACACTAATACATCTATTTAGCAAGAGATTTTCGGAAAATAgtattaaattatttgtttgactgtcgtttaacgctatactcaagaactgTTCGTTTGTATCATGCTAGTCAATTGAGTGGGTGGTGAAAACCAATGCCCCTTGGGCAAGATACATATGAACTTTTCCAAATACaccatacacatatatgcacactaCAGAAGACCattagaaaaaccacacaagcGTTGTTGACtatttactgtcaccaaggccccatcaACAGTTGAAGCGAGGGAATCCACAATTCCGTTTCCAAGACCAGGGTTAAACCCAAAATTTGTGTCCCAgcaattgaaagacaagcatctttaACCACTCAGCCAAGAGCCCCACTCGAAACTGGCTGTCTGTGAAAATACTGTAGACTACTTCACTGAAGTCACGTTCAAACAGTTCAAGTTGTGGTACTGACTCATCAAATTTGACTAGTTAAACTTAAGGTATAAAAGACACATCAGCCGGCACGTCATAATATCTCTGTATTTGGTGGGAAAACACTTATGACTTCCAAAGTATCTACTCTGTTCCATTCTTAAGACTTTGCTCAAATCTGATATTAGAACTTCCCAACTCTCACATATTTTTGTCATAACAATCCTACTGGCTCAGAGTGAACCCCAATAACTGATTGTAGTGTCCACCTGCCACATTGTAATAATGTCTCCATTACAATGGATGAGAAATGAGTGGCATCAAAGGTTACTGAGGTTCTAGGATGACTTAAGGGGTCTGATGAAAAACACTCAACcattgaacattgtaatgatgGATGTGTGCAAACTGAAGCCAGGGCTGGCTAAAGTATGGAATCCAGGCGAGACTAATGAAACCTTTTATTCCCCAAATTTCTGAGGCATTATCAAAATGTATGTTATACCtttacatttttgtatacattgttgaGTATAATGACATACAGGGATCAAACACCTGAGAATATGAAAAATCTGCTGTACTTACAACATATCTGAGAAAAGACATCTCTAGGGAAGCTGGATCTAACACATTGAAGGCATCAGCAGGTGGACCACTGGaaacaaaacagacacacaATCACACAATATAATAGTCAACACATAAAATTGTACaataatgtctttatttatagaACGTCACAAAATGAAATCATACAtgaaatcataaataaaatgttagttACAATGGAACAGTTCTTCTCGTAACACTGAAAATGTGTCCAGTATTCTTTAAGTTTGGTTCAAGTTTAGCCTATATTTCCAGTCTTAATGAATAAAAAGaagcacacatatacatatggaatgagaaaagaaagaaagactaAAGGCAAATATGAGTGCCATTCCCACAACTGTCACAACAAGCAGATTAAACCTGGTGGGTGGGACAGCATAACACAACAAAtgtatggatcacaacttctacTTTTTATATATAAGTATAATTATGCTTGATAATGGTATTACTACCTGTACCGAAGCGCCGCTCactaaataaatagaagttgtgatcTATATATTTGCTATGTTagccaactcaacttctaaatgcaatTGAAAAAAGAAAGTGGACAGGTTTCTGGATGGAGAGCACGACAAGTGGAAGATCAAGCcatatttcttttgtttttagaaaACTTGTTACAACAATGCCATTTATTCCATAACTGCAGTTTCATGTTAAGATCATTGATGAAGAAGCTTCATAATAACAAACCTTAGATCTTTGACTGTATTAGCTAGAGCATTCATTGTTATGAATTCATCCACACCAAAAAAGCTTTGAGAGCTGGAGATGTCATAAACCTGTAGAGGACACAAAAATCTGCTAAATATACGTCAAAGATATTTACATTTCACAGACCATAAGTATTGCAGTGGACACAGCAGTTTTTCAACCTGTGTTCAGAGTAAACCTCTTCCCTTGCCTGGCAACTGACAACCTTCCAGACTTAAAGCTGTAGCGTAACTAATGAGAGCTGCTTTCAAATGTTATATCACCAGTCACACACACATTGGATGGGGTGAGGCAACCCTTTATTAAAACGAAACAGCAGTTGAAGTGAATgccaaatacatacataatgaAACTAACAGCATATCAACAATATTTACTTCTGCTCCAAGATTTACAGCagtatttttcaaaaaaaaaaagatggacAAAAACTGTGAATAgttaaaaatgataaatgtatTGACACTAATATGGCAAACATGACTTTGATGAATTTCTCAAAACACATACCTGTTTTAAATATTGTTCCTGGTGACTTGGTACTGGAAGCTGGTCAATCAGCTTTTCATATTGAATATGactgaacaaaataaacaagcaaatgtaaaaatattatcacatcacTTAGTGAATCAAAGACATTTAACAGAGTTTGAAAAATCACCTGTAGAGTAAttttgtttgataaatattaaacaaaaataagtaCTCTTAACTTCAAAAGTGTCCtaataaaacagcataaaaaaatatataaatgcaaaagttCTTTTCTTGAGGATATTTTAACACACTGCACCACTGTTTTGTCTGCCTGTGCTCACTTACCCATCCATATCTGTATCCAGTCTCTGGAAGGTTTCTGTGAGCTCTGTCCTCTCTCCAACAGACACTAACTCATCAACATCTGCTCCCTGGGGATGACAACATTTAGCTTTTCAGCTGTATTCTaccatacatgtaggcatacatGAAGGATAATCAAGGAATAGATCAATACTTGACTTGTATTTCCTCAGTATCACTGAAAAGTGTGTAATTTTCAGCTATCTTTACACTGATCTAAAGACAAGAGTGACAGGGGTGTCTCTGTCTCAGTTCACAGGCACAATAGGAACAAGGCAGATATGAAAAAATATCACTAGATAAGGTTCAAATCCGGACTACTTAGAAATGACTTATACCCTCAAACCGAAATGTCTAAGTCCAGCAAACAGTTCACTCACCTGTAGTGGGTTGACAGGAGATTTCtgttgagttatctcccctgacgCAAGTGTCCCCTCTGCATCTTCAACCTCTTCAGCTGGAAATGGCGAACTTACTCTggaaaacatgatcaaaattGTTTGTGATGTAACCATGTATGTCTCATGTGCGTGTAACAACCTGATACCAAGATGTGCACGCTTCACCTCTATCTCGTAATACAACTACAGTATCATTCTGCTCTAAAATATAACAATGAAAGTCAGCTTGTAAGGTCAGCTTTTAGTAAGTTTATATCTGCACAGAATCTGGCATGAAATCACTAAGATGTGCACCTAAAAGAAGCTCAGTAGATTATCCTCCATCATGATATTATGAGACAATTGGTGATTTTAAGCAGAAGAAAAAAGTGTGACAACGAAGATATCGAACACAACCTACAGGAGCCATACTGGACGGCAACGATGAACATCAATCCCAACTGACCTTTCGCTAACATCAAGCCACAGTATATATGAATTTAATTGTTGTATAAAAACTCCTGACAATCACAGTTGACAAGGACAGGTGTGACAGCCAGGAAATCAAATATGGTTTACAGCAATCTATCAGTCATAAGAATTACTGATGAAAATCAATCCCAAAACATCAGACAGATGTAAAGAAGGGTAGACACATGAACAGTACTTCTATATTCCCTAATCACCTTTCAGGTGGGGAGAGTTAAAGAATTAGGAGAGGTCACAAGTTCACTGACATACTCACTGACTCTACTAACCTTTCATCTTGCTGCACATCCTGCTCTTTGTTCCCAGCATCATCTGCTGTATCATCATTCTCATGCTCCCCAATTCCCACATTAGGTGCTGGATCATTTTCCTGCTGATTCACCTTCCCATCATAATCCACTTTATCATCAACCTCCTGCTCTCCAATTCCCACGTCAGCTGCTGGATCATTTTCCTGCTGATTCACCTTCCCATCATAATCCACTTTATCATCAACCTCCTGCTCTCCAATTCCCACGTCAGCTGCTGGATCATTTTCCTGCTGATTCACCTTCCCATCATAATCCACTTTATCATCAACCTCCTGCTCTCCAATTCCCACGTCAGCTGCTGGATCATTTTCCTGCTGATTCACATTCCCATCATCATTTGGTGTATCATCAATCTCCTGCTCTCCAATTCCCACGTTAGCTGCTGGATCATCATTCTGAAGATCCACATTTCCAACAATAAGTGCTGTATTATCTGTCTTTTGTGAATCAGGCGAGACTGTCTGTGGCATGGGGGATCTCGCAGTctccctgaaaaaaaaagaaaattattcatcataaaacacatttatgtcAACCTTCATATTGCTACATTATGCAAGAAGACACTACATCATACAATATGTCATGCCATATTCACAAATCTGTGAATGGCTACAGTTAAACACGCTGCTTACACTTGTTCAATCACACAAAatcatgtcaaaatataaataataaatagaacatTGCACAGTGACggataaatatcacaaatatttttcaagttAAAGGTGGAAATAACACATGAGATGCTCTGCATCTCATGGGAAACAATTTCTATATCTACTcagaaaatatttgatattcaaCCTTTATGCacaatatcctctatatatctaaaaaaaagtaacaaGTCACAAATGGGGTGTTCTTGGATGGTCCTGTGGTTATGTCGGACGTTTAAAATTGCATAAGTTGAAGACCTATCTTCAGGGCAGAGATTTCCTTGTTGGTACATATTTAGTAACTGAGCTTTAATGACCTGGTGAATTCAAAGGAAAAGAAGCTCCTAACCTTTGCATGCACATAGCATTTTAATAAAGGGGAAACTTTAGTGTCATTCAAACTCCCactaccattttttttctatctataGGAAATTTTGAAAGCAGAAGTAGACAGATTGGATGAACTCTTGTGCATGTACTTGAGCTGAAACATCAACTCTGTTAAAGATCTATTGAAATTTCTGCAATTCTCAAAGCCTAATGTCACTGTGTTGCCTAGAAAACAGTTATCAGTGCAACCTTCAGCCTACAAGCTTAATTAGATGGCATCTGATGCCTTGTAGTCTCATGCTTAAAAAACTCTTGCATTAAATATACATCACAGCTACTGTTCTGTGACTAGACAGCAAATGCCAAGTGAAGAAGCACCAAGACTGTCAATACCAAATGAGGAAGCATCAAGATAGCCAATACCAAGTGAGGAAGCACCAAAATTGCCAATACCAAGTGAAGATGCACCAAGACTGCCAATCCCAAGTGAGGAAGTACCAAAGATTGCCAATTGCCAATACCAAGTGAGGAAGCACCAAGACTGCCAATACCAAGTGAGGAAGCACAAAGATTGCCAATACCAAGTGAGGATGCAACAAGACTGCCAATACCAAGTGAGGAAGCACCAAGATTGCCAATATCAAGTGAGGATGCACCAAAATTGCCAACACCAAGTGAGGATGCACCAAGATGGCCAATACCAAGTGAGGATGCACCAAATTTGCCAATACCAGGTGAAGAAGCAACAAGATTGCCAATCCCAAGTGAGGAAGCAACAAGACTGCCAATATCAAGTGACAAAGCACTTAGATTGCCAATACCAAGTAAGGAAGCACCAAGATGGCCAATACCAAGTGAGGAAGCACCAAGATTGCCAATATCAAGTGAGGATGCACCAAAATTGCCAACACCAAGTGAGGATGCACCAAGATTGCCAATACCAAGTGAGGATGCACCAAGATTGCCAATACCAGGTGAAGAAGCAACAAGATTGCCAATACCAAGTGAGGAAGCACCAAGACTGCCAATACCAAGTGAGGAAGCACCAAGATTGCCAATATCAAGTGAGGATGCACCAAAATTGCCAACACCAATTGAGGAAGCACCAAGATTGCCAATACCAAGTGAGGATGTACCAAGATTACCAATACCAAGTGAGGATGTACCAAGATTGCCAATACCAAGTGAGGAAGCACCAAGATTGCCAATACCAGGTGAGGATGCACCAAGATTGCCAATACCAAGTGAGGAAGCACCAAGATTGCCAATACCAAGTGAGGAAGCACCAAGATTGCTGATACCAAGTGAGAAAGCATCAAGATTACTAACATCAAGGGAGAAAGCACCAAGTTTCCCAACCACTGAGGTGAAAGTAACGACCTCCTTAAACTAGTTCCAGGTGATTTAATACTTACTTTAACTGATCAGAGTTGTTTTTCTCTTGGTTGTCAGACTGTGGATGGCTGACACTGTTCATTGGTGGAAAAGTTGTCTTAGGTAAAGGTGACAGTGAAGGTTCtctgaaacatgacaaaatgctgGATCTTAGATCAGAAACTCAATCTGCTATTCCAATTTCTGTGGCAATATTCACTATTTAGTTGCGACCAAATTTATAATAGGAAGCCATATTTAAATGCAACACATTAATACAAGTGTGATATTTTAAACATCCAGTGTAAAATTGCAAGGAGTCACCTGAAGTTTCATGAAACATACTTCACAAACATTATCTAGCCATTCAGCAAATATAATGCAGAGGCCAACAAGGTACAATTAAAACTTAAGTTTTACTTTTCAATAGTTTCATGTTTTCAATATGAATCACATTGTGTAACATGGAAAAAATGGGCTGCCACACAAAAGGTACATGGACGTGACAAAATTCTGGAAATAAGTCTGCAGAAAAGTCAATCGCAGCTTGAATCAACACGTGGCCATGTTGGTCATTGGTCTTTGGACTAAAGACTCAAACAGATAAAACTTTTAACGAATATGGCAAACTTGCATACAGTCATCATCaatagagctacatgtacatgtaccttaagcCCACATCAAGCACTCACCTGGTTGGGTCTGCCTCTCCTGAGGCACTGTAGCTGTGGGTTGGGAGGAGCTCTAGTCTGGGGAGAGGCGACGGCTTACTCTGGGGCAGGATAGACCCTGGGGGCTGGGAGGGCTTACGACCTGTCCACAGTTGTGCAAAactttaattaaaatttgtaaattctttTGAAGAATGTTTAAGTTTTAAAGGTTCTCAGATAATTGGCTGTCTTGTAGGTACTAATTCATAGTGACATTGCCCATTTTATATGTTTACAGCTTTGGCATAATTACCACAAAATTATGAAAGTAATATTCTATATCTTCTCTGATAAATCATGTGGTGTTGAAATCATAACCATCCCATT
Encoded proteins:
- the LOC135463582 gene encoding uncharacterized protein LOC135463582; translated protein: MLSMSEEEGVPLSPPPPRTFDSDLFDAYGEAAFQTHINHALGARMNLAGRSGNEFSDFQLPPIEPGRCLSPTSVWQARGTKNRSGQVMRKPKSKLRTSMTSSMRTNTPDEQNPESIPFQPQNFMSSTRLKKVHISKRHLDTFGGPEYSIPSKRGIILHSDRYSWEGARPLDGSISQRDRMRLEIDYIEKLRGLKKRKEVWPHRAEMDLLMAGRRIEFEERFDLNGELQHLKSLVMPDAAKDLFHGKGIKLPGNHASIKPRPNRTYMEMYADVSASAPSGLRSLNPKLALDPDIRRGWSNTQGLSGRSDKPGLLPSINRNNSLRLDSPFVTGIGPVSETAVSLSQARRVTKGRKPSQPPGSILPQSKPSPLPRLELLPTHSYSASGEADPTREPSLSPLPKTTFPPMNSVSHPQSDNQEKNNSDQLKETARSPMPQTVSPDSQKTDNTALIVGNVDLQNDDPAANVGIGEQEIDDTPNDDGNVNQQENDPAADVGIGEQEVDDKVDYDGKVNQQENDPAADVGIGEQEVDDKVDYDGKVNQQENDPAADVGIGEQEVDDKVDYDGKVNQQENDPAPNVGIGEHENDDTADDAGNKEQDVQQDERVSSPFPAEEVEDAEGTLASGEITQQKSPVNPLQGADVDELVSVGERTELTETFQRLDTDMDGHIQYEKLIDQLPVPSHQEQYLKQVYDISSSQSFFGVDEFITMNALANTVKDLSGPPADAFNVLDPASLEMSFLRYVELFHSVDRIKKGYISMNSLKEILSTTLEKDLMTEEQLWTEIVHNINKVEEERLSKVEFLSLIPYFISLSTTV